The window TCTGTCTCTaaacgaaaaaaaatccaactctATGTCCGATTCCCCCTTAAAAACGAAAAATAAAAGGCACCTCTCCTCCAGGCGGATTGgagatctgtttgcaaaaacaGAACCTACATGTCGAGAGCAttctatttttatatgattttaatttttgggtatGTACTTTTGCATTTTGAGTctctgtaatttttatatttacatttaagTCCCTACAATCTTGCAATAAGGTATTTGAGGtcgtttttattaaaaaaaattaataataaaagAGAGATAACAAAGGCAGGAAAgtgcataaaaaaaaagaaaaaccacaaaaaataaatgaaaaaaaagaaaaaacaacaacaacaacaacaacaaaatgtCTGTTTCCCCTAAGTGGCCAAAAAAACCATAGAcccgaaaaaaaatataaagctgGTTCGTATGAATTAAAAAATGCAcgcgagaaaaaaatagaatggGTGAAACAAAGTTAGAAATCAGTATATATCTGTtttctatctctaatctaatctaactatttaaaaagagaaaatgcatgagaaaataaaaacggttcaaaaaaaaggcgtgagaaaaaagtcagaaaaaagcgcaaaaaaaacactctaaaaaggttttccatcttccataaaaaaataagaaaagtgCGAGAAAAGTTATTTCCATCGTCggtaaacttttttaaaaaaaaacatgcgaggaaaaaattgctagaaaaacgtgccatttctaaaaaatggtttgagaaaacctcgcaagaaaaaaaacaccgtctattaaaaaacaaatcgcTCTGAAAAAACTATCAGAAAacgctaaattgatggacgcttgtGTCGGATAGAATCCATCAAATTTTTGCCACCTACTACACGGCTtttatttcgtcatatattctcctgtattggaaaaaagaaaaaagaacaatcaATTTGAAAACAATCATCCAAACAAAACTTGTAgctgtttttttcccttcattAACTTGTACAGTAATGTGATCCAGGtaaaaacataatcatccaaaCAGAACATAATGCAAGGAGATGATGATACTTTTTATTGTTATGCTCTACTATGAttatattgaattttttttgcctCACCGTACGCTTTTGAAAGGCTTCAAAAATCGGCCGGTCATGTTGGAAACTCAAGCAGTATAGACTTGTTTAAACAGTTTATCCCAATTTTCGCATGCCAACAAACATTCAATTCTGCACAATCCAACGGCCTATCCTGCAACAGTTCTGAACGATTGAAAGGCTCAGAAAACTTCAGTGAACCGGTCTGTATGAATTTTACTGATCACCATACGATAATTAGGTCCTGTTTGGGGGAACTTCTAGGTGCTGCAGCTTCTCCAAGAATCTtcagctcccccaaacagtacAGATTGTCACTCAGATTATGAGAATctatagttgtagaatccaaaaaataaactagaaccTATAAGCTGgaaaacccagcttctccagattcttagaagctggctaccaaccagcaGATTCTTATAATCTTAAGTtcccccaaacagggccttagccaATTTAAGAGTGAGATCCATCGAGCATGGCACATGCATAACATTCTCAATACATCCAAACTATGATCAACtaattagtactacctccgttttttaatatatgacgttgtTAACTTTTTGACAATCATTTGACCATTCGCCTTATCAAAATTTTTgtacaaatattaaaaatattttagtcatgcttaaagaacatttgataataaattaagtcaaaataaaataaatgataattacatatatttttttgaataagaagaATGGTCAAATGTATCTCAAAAAGTCAGCGAcgccatatattaaaaaaaaaggatggagTATACCGTTTCTGGAGTTTTGAGACAATTTTGACCAGCAGCTATGGTTAGCAGCATTTCCAGGAAAGGAAGACTGGAAGAGGCACACAGCAGCAGAGAAGTATTTCACATTATTGGATTCATGTAAAGAGTTGTTATCTCAACAACAGATCACACAAGCACAGAACAATACTTGTATCTGTCTACAACTCTACAACCGGTTCAGAGCTTGAATTCTACAGAAGCATCATCCATGAACAATAGGGCAGCATAACCCAAGAATCCAAGATCAATAGAGAATTCAACAACTATTTAGCGCCGATCATTAGATGCCAATCGGCCAACTGTGCTCCTGAGtattactgtagcatttataaGATCACATACAGAACCAAAAAAGGGAACACTTCTTTTCTTTCACAAGATTGAGGTCATATTGTCACGAACAAGGAGCATAAGCGTTAAAGAGCTCATTCCTGGTTTGTCTCTGCAATCTCCCTCTTGTAGGCAAGTAGCTGTTCTTTGAATTTCTTGCTCTCTTCGAAGTTAGCCTTCCTCTTCAAAGCTTTCTGAATTTCGTAAGTCCAAAATGCGGTATTCAGGAGAAGGATTTCATCTTAGAAAATCGCAAGTCGGTCATATGAATGAGTAAAAGAGGGCAAGCAGAGATAAGCTATAACCTCTTGTCGGAAACAGCGATCTAGCTTGATTTTAAGGTCTGTACACTCTCCGAAGAACTTCTTCACAGGGTGATCCAGATGGCACTTTTGGAACTCCTCGATAATCTGGAAGAACAAATTCTACAATTAGTTTTTGCCTACATAGTAACCACTAACCAGTTTCGAGAAAATTACACAAGGTACCTCAGCGCACATAGGATGCCTGTGCAATGTCAGAGGGGGATGCATTTCCAGAGATAGATGGAAAACTTAAACTGCAAAAATTGTCAAACGCATTAGTGGTGAAATGTCCCATAATTCTATATGCACCCAAATGGAATAAATACAGCAAAAGGCATTGCATTCATGACTTATACGCACGCTTATCAAGAAATTTCCATGGCACAACCATGGGCCTCTCTAATCAAGCTGAAAATCTCACAGCCACACGCCTCAAGCAAATTTCCCAGCTCCAGATGGCCGGTGACATACGGTTTTACAGTATAAATTAATGCCATCTGTTGCAGTGAACCATCTCATTAAACATCTGAAGAATCATTCTTCCCAACATGTCGACAGCTCTCTATTTGAAACAGAGAAGCATAAATCTCTCTACATAATTCACCTTAGATCAAATTGAATGGgcccaaaaaaaatgtttctccCCTTTTGGTGTGGCAGTGCTACGAAGCATTTGATTGATTGACTGCGCAACTAATGAGGAATCTACAAGTGATCTTTGAGATAGCACAAGCAAGATTACACAAGCAAAGGGAAATTATTTGCTCTTTTGCCCCAAGTACAGCGCACAGATCCGGACCTTAGCCGCAATCAGACATCCCTCAAGAACGACCAAATCACCTCAACTAGTCAACTCAAGTACTCAGCACGCACATATGCAATCACGCGCTGGAAACGAACCGGATTtcggagagagggagaaaagaaagaaccTACTACGCGTCGTCGATGtcgtcggtggcagcggcgggcggcgggcgcggcggcggcgatgggggtgGGCAGGAGGCGGTGGGGAGCGGAAGAGAAGAGTGAAGCGCTGTGGGGTTTGGCTCGTCTCTCGGCGTCCAAATTGTCCTCCgttggggaaaaaaatgaagGGTTTGTTTGGTTATTTACCCCACAAATTCATTGGTAATGCCAAATTCTAGATAAGCTTTAGCACTACCAAAATATTAGTAGAGTAAAATTATTTGGCTAACATTTGGATTGCTATTAATATAAAGTCAAATTATCATAATATAGTGAAGAAACTTATAGAATATAACCAAATAGGATAggggcactaccaaatatttgatCTCAATTCAAATTAACACATAAACTATTGCATTTACTAATAAattggtagggcatgtttttTTCAATCAAACCAAAACTGCCCGAAAATCCTGGCCCAGTTTATCCTGGCGGGGATTCTTGCACTTTCTTTTTGAACTCCCAGGCAAAATAACCTAACTTTTTTACACGGTTttctttaaaatttataaatagatGAATAaggattttaaaaaatcaaaccttctcatcttcatcttcaggtttttaattttatagtttttaaaaatcACACCGGTCATCACTCATTACTTATTTGACGTGCTTTGTTTACTTCTCTGACCTGCCATGGTATCTTTttatcctcctcaggatttttaaaaataagattAGAGTTTATTTCCTTATCGAATTATGTCtttataaattttagaaatttcatcAAAATGCTGTCACTATATTCATTCACGATCCTCCCGTTGCActcctctttattatcattttaGGATTTTAAATATCAatgatcatttttttctttttatactttCTAGAAATTCTGCCGACCATCGCGACCTTACTCCTTCACGGTCTGCATGCCCCCCTTCTCTTACTCGTCGTtaggattctaaaaatcgaatcTGATCATCATTAGAGTTTCGTTTTATAGTTTTTGATACCCATCAACCGCTGTGGATTTTTCACATTCTAAACCTTtctgaaaacttattttataaataaaccctaaaaaacttatttaaaaaatagaccATTTTCACTGCGCCAACGTTATTGGCACCGTGGTCCAATGGGTGTCATCCTCCTACCCTCTCCATGAAGGCTAAGTCACTAACGTGAAGGGAGACGACGCCAATGTAATTGCGCCGAAGacctatatattaaaaaataaataaaaagtacATGTTTATAATAAATAGGCCCTAtgtataataaaaatatattcacaaATAGGCCCTTGGTGCAAATGGCGCTAGTGCCAAAGacctatttgtaaaaaaaaaaaatattacaaatcgttattttttgaaaaaagattaCATATAGGTCCTTGGCGCCAATAACATAGACGTTGTTCCCCTTCACAAAAGTGACTTAGCTTATCCGAGGAGGCTAGGGAAACGGCGTTGGCGCCGGAAAAGGGTCCTTTGTAAGgggtatatttgtaaaaaagaaaatcaaaaatGACAAAAAGTGAAAAATCAAGTCAACCGCTACCAtcatatatctttattattcgcCCAATGTCTTCCCCTCTCTTTATGTCATTTGCCGCTGGTATGTTCTAGATGAActacttttaatatttcttttttattccattttttctattatttctaaattgtgttTCCACTTGAACTCTCGTTTTTTAACTtcggaatttattttattttctatttattttattttatttttaaaatttattttacttttatttttgaattttaattaatttttctagtgcacattttaatttttcatggattttttaaatattcctttctttattttaacttttagttattttattaaatattatTCATATAACACTTatctttatttttcaaatttcttattttttttattttatattccaaattttaattgATTTTGTGTTGTGTTTTAGATGATCCTTCAttcaatattctttttttattctaaattttagttattcctAAATTGTTTTTTTCGCATGAactatcatttttatttttccaatttTGGAATTCATTtagtttttatttcaaatttaatcTCGTACTATGTTATAGATCGACCttttttcaatattccttatttttattccgaattttggttatttctgaATTATATTCCTACCCCATTCATGTTTtgtcatctaataacaacaaaaaaaataataaaaaaattcaactaatATGGGCGGTCAAATGTTGAACACAAAAACCCACAACTTCACTTAAAATGGGATAGAAGGATAGTTTCTAGGTGGTTCAATGTGTGCACGAGACCTGTTGGCTAGCGCGTGGGCCATAAGACGGTAAGAGCACAGTGAGCAGCCACTATTTGGgactattttatttatatattaatttagttttaaatttaaaaaattatattacttTTTTGAacattgataaaaaaatatactctTCTCGCCCTCTATTCGGacgaattttaaaaattattagagCGATTCATGTGATGTGGCAGTACGGGGTTCAGAAATATTTGCATTTAGGTctaaatatagtttttttttctacacaTAACACGTAGTATTGGTACGATTTGTAAAATTCTCATATGATGTCGGATGAAGTTAAAGTCTATATGACAATTGTAGAGCTCGACGTGATCTGTAATTTGTAGTTGATATCTTTTCcattaaaataatttatgggtCCAAATATTCCTTAGAATatctcagtttttttttgcaaattatCAGATCTACATTTTTAATGACATCCTATGGAAACAATCTCTatatcaaagttgtagatctcgttgagatctataact of the Oryza sativa Japonica Group chromosome 2, ASM3414082v1 genome contains:
- the LOC107276847 gene encoding uncharacterized protein — its product is MHPPLTLHRHPMCAEIIEEFQKCHLDHPVKKFFGECTDLKIKLDRCFRQEKALKRKANFEESKKFKEQLLAYKREIAETNQE